CAGCGTGTCGATCCGCGAGGGCGCGACGGCGGTGGTGACCTCGTCGGGCGGGGGCGGCACCGGATCGGGCGGCACCGGCACCGGGGGGACGGGGGCATCGGCCGGTGTGTCAACGCCCGCGGGTTCGACGGAGGCCTCGACCTCGGACAAACCGAGCTGGGCCTGGTGGTAGTGGTCGGTGCGGCGGAGTGTTCCTTTGAGTTTGCGAAGGTGTTTGGCGATGGCAAAAGACAAGACAGTAACCCGACGACGCCGGGCCGGCGTGACGATGATCGAGGCGGTAGGGTCGATGGTGATCGTGAGCGGCGCGATGGTCGCGGCGCTCAACGCGGTGTCGGGCGCGCGGGCGTCGCAGGTCATGGTCGACGACCGGGCGCGGGCGCGTCTGCTGGCCGAGACGATGATGGGCGAGGTGCTGGCGCAGGATTATGCCGAGCCGGGATCGACCACGATCGGCCCCGATAGCGGCGAGGGGGGGAGCGACATCCGAAACCAGTACG
The sequence above is a segment of the Phycisphaeraceae bacterium D3-23 genome. Coding sequences within it:
- a CDS encoding type II secretion system protein produces the protein MAKDKTVTRRRRAGVTMIEAVGSMVIVSGAMVAALNAVSGARASQVMVDDRARARLLAETMMGEVLAQDYAEPGSTTIGPDSGEGGSDIRNQYDDVDDYHGWLNTVRTPDGTAVPGFEAYKLSFTVVWVNSANPGTPVASDQGVKRITVTVTRDTRVVAELHGWKASP